The following are from one region of the Bradyrhizobium septentrionale genome:
- a CDS encoding PaaI family thioesterase, with amino-acid sequence MTPLEKIQSMKMPFAELKGVTFTEAGQDRVVAKMLVRPDLCTLHHTIHGGAVMAFADSVGAAATVINLPADAKGTTTLESKTNFIGGAKEGMTVIATATPVHRGRRTQVWQTRLETEDGKLVALVTQTQLVL; translated from the coding sequence ATGACGCCGCTCGAAAAGATCCAGTCGATGAAGATGCCGTTCGCGGAACTGAAGGGCGTCACCTTCACCGAGGCCGGCCAGGATCGGGTGGTCGCGAAGATGCTGGTGCGGCCGGACCTCTGCACCCTCCATCACACCATCCACGGCGGAGCGGTGATGGCCTTTGCGGACTCGGTCGGCGCCGCCGCCACCGTGATCAACCTGCCTGCGGATGCCAAGGGCACCACGACACTGGAGAGCAAGACCAACTTCATCGGCGGCGCCAAGGAGGGGATGACGGTGATCGCCACGGCAACCCCGGTTCACCGGGGACGGCGCACCCAGGTCTGGCAGACCAGGCTGGAGACCGAGGATGGCAAGCTGGTCGCGCTGGTGACCCAAACGCAGCTGGTATTATGA
- a CDS encoding cobalamin-binding protein, producing MRDFPPRRIVCLTEETVETLYLLGEQDRIVGVSGYAVRPPQVRREKPRVSAFISADIPKILALDPDLVLAFSDLQADIVADLVRAGVAVHVFNQRDVAGILVMIRTLGAMVGAAERAGQLAQSLAGRLDAIAATPRPASRPKVYFEEWDDPLISGIGWVSELIEIAGGEDALPHLRGHKAAKDRIVAPEAVLEAMPDVILASWCGKKVVPDRIRKRDGWSEIPAVRNDRIVEIKSSIILQPGPAALTDGLDAIVRALWPES from the coding sequence ATGCGCGACTTCCCTCCCCGCCGGATCGTCTGCCTGACCGAAGAGACGGTCGAAACGCTCTATCTGCTCGGCGAGCAGGACCGCATCGTCGGCGTCTCCGGCTATGCGGTGCGGCCGCCGCAGGTCCGCCGCGAGAAGCCGCGGGTGTCGGCCTTCATCTCCGCCGACATTCCAAAGATCCTGGCGCTCGACCCGGATCTGGTGCTCGCCTTCTCCGATTTGCAGGCCGACATTGTCGCCGATCTCGTGCGTGCCGGCGTCGCCGTGCATGTCTTCAACCAGCGCGACGTCGCCGGCATCCTCGTAATGATCCGCACCCTGGGCGCGATGGTCGGCGCCGCCGAGCGCGCCGGGCAGCTCGCGCAAAGCCTCGCAGGACGGCTGGACGCGATCGCGGCGACGCCGCGTCCGGCGTCACGGCCAAAAGTCTATTTCGAGGAATGGGACGATCCGCTGATCAGCGGCATCGGCTGGGTGTCCGAACTGATCGAGATCGCCGGCGGCGAGGACGCGCTGCCGCATCTGCGCGGGCACAAGGCCGCCAAGGATCGCATCGTCGCGCCTGAGGCCGTGCTCGAGGCGATGCCCGACGTGATCCTGGCATCCTGGTGCGGCAAGAAGGTCGTGCCCGACCGCATCCGAAAACGTGACGGCTGGAGCGAGATTCCGGCCGTGCGCAACGACCGCATCGTCGAGATCAAGTCATCGATCATTTTGCAGCCCGGCCCAGCCGCGCTGACCGATGGGCTGGATGCGATCGTCAGGGCGTTGTGGCCGGAGAGCTGA
- a CDS encoding ArgE/DapE family deacylase, protein MTAETQQRILAAVDEGFDAQLATTQAFVAIPSTRGAEGPCQDMIGDLLRERGYEVDDWHINLDELRDLRGFGPIDHDFSKARTVVGTYRPATNAGKSLILQGHCDVVPTGPLEMWETPPFSPVIKDGRMYGRGACDMKSGTIGALYALDAIRKAGLKPTARIHFQSVIEEESTGVGALSTLQRGYRADACFIPEPTNGTMIRSQVGVIWFRLKVRGFPVHVFEAGAGSNAIMAAYHLVHALEQLEIAWNERAKADRHFKDVNHPINFNPGIIKGGDWASSVPAWCDVDCRIAVLPGWSIAECQKEILACVSAAARDHRFLSNNPPQVEWSGFLSEGYELVNSEAPEAAFARAHQTVYGGAVEDRAFTALTDTRFYGLNYDIPSLCFGANGAAMHGFNEYVELDSLRKSTKATALFIAEWCGVEKA, encoded by the coding sequence ATGACTGCCGAGACGCAACAACGAATCCTTGCTGCGGTTGACGAGGGATTCGATGCGCAGCTTGCGACGACGCAGGCCTTTGTCGCGATCCCCTCGACCCGCGGCGCCGAGGGGCCGTGCCAGGACATGATCGGCGATCTCTTGCGCGAGCGCGGCTATGAGGTCGACGACTGGCACATCAATCTCGACGAGCTCAGGGATTTGCGCGGCTTCGGCCCGATCGATCATGATTTCTCGAAGGCGCGCACGGTGGTCGGCACCTACCGCCCGGCGACCAATGCCGGCAAATCGCTGATCCTGCAGGGCCACTGCGACGTTGTGCCGACCGGCCCGCTCGAGATGTGGGAGACGCCGCCGTTCTCGCCTGTCATCAAGGACGGCAGGATGTACGGCCGCGGCGCCTGCGACATGAAGTCCGGCACGATCGGCGCGCTGTATGCGCTGGATGCGATCAGGAAGGCCGGCCTGAAGCCGACGGCGCGGATCCACTTCCAGTCCGTGATCGAGGAGGAGAGCACCGGCGTCGGCGCGCTCTCGACCTTGCAGCGCGGCTATCGTGCCGATGCCTGCTTCATCCCGGAGCCGACCAACGGCACGATGATCCGCTCGCAGGTCGGCGTGATCTGGTTCCGCCTGAAGGTACGCGGCTTCCCTGTGCATGTGTTCGAGGCCGGTGCCGGCTCGAACGCGATCATGGCGGCGTATCATCTGGTGCATGCGCTGGAGCAGCTCGAGATCGCCTGGAATGAGCGCGCCAAGGCGGATCGCCACTTCAAGGACGTCAATCATCCGATCAACTTCAATCCCGGCATCATCAAGGGTGGCGACTGGGCCTCCAGCGTGCCGGCCTGGTGCGACGTCGACTGCCGCATAGCGGTGCTGCCGGGCTGGTCGATCGCCGAATGCCAGAAGGAGATTTTGGCCTGCGTGTCGGCCGCGGCGCGCGATCATCGCTTCCTCTCCAACAATCCGCCGCAGGTCGAGTGGTCCGGCTTCCTGTCGGAAGGCTATGAGCTGGTGAATTCCGAGGCGCCGGAAGCCGCCTTCGCGAGGGCACATCAGACGGTCTATGGCGGCGCGGTAGAAGACCGCGCCTTCACCGCGCTGACCGACACGCGCTTCTACGGCCTGAACTATGACATCCCGAGCCTCTGCTTCGGCGCCAATGGCGCGGCGATGCACGGCTTCAACGAGTATGTGGAGCTGGACTCGCTGCGGAAGTCGACCAAGGCCACCGCGCTGTTCATCGCGGAATGGTGCGGGGTGGAGAAGGCGTAG